One genomic region from Halodesulfovibrio sp. MK-HDV encodes:
- a CDS encoding cbb3-type cytochrome c oxidase subunit I, giving the protein MSPARNIDAFYKPTQDGKGWIRSWLFTLDHKRIGVLYLYTIMAFFLVGITLGGLMRFELIRPGMDLMDAQTYNVLFTLHGVIMVFFVVIPSVPATFGNIFLPIQLGADDVAFPRINLLSWWMYIFGAILIVCSLFTGGGPPDTGWTFYVPFSEVTSTNVSLAVFAVFILGFSSIFIGLNFVTTIHRLRCEGMTWTRLSLFTWSLYATGWIQILATPILAITVLLVMVERFVGVGMFDPSKGGDPLLYQHLFWIYSHPAVYIMILPAMGIISDIIPVFARKNIFGYKMMAFSSLMIAFAGSLVWAHHMFTSGMSDFAVLVFSFFKLCCRHSFSN; this is encoded by the coding sequence GTGTCACCAGCCCGAAACATAGATGCATTTTATAAGCCGACGCAGGACGGCAAAGGCTGGATTCGTTCATGGCTGTTTACGCTCGACCATAAACGGATTGGCGTACTGTACTTGTACACGATTATGGCGTTTTTCTTGGTGGGCATTACGCTCGGTGGCCTTATGAGGTTCGAACTTATTCGTCCAGGCATGGATTTAATGGACGCGCAAACGTACAATGTTCTTTTCACATTACACGGCGTCATCATGGTCTTTTTTGTGGTTATCCCGAGCGTCCCTGCAACGTTCGGAAATATTTTTTTACCAATCCAATTGGGCGCGGACGATGTTGCGTTTCCGCGTATTAATTTGCTTTCGTGGTGGATGTATATTTTCGGTGCAATTTTGATCGTGTGCTCTTTGTTTACGGGCGGGGGCCCGCCGGACACTGGGTGGACGTTTTATGTGCCGTTTAGTGAGGTCACGTCTACTAATGTGAGCCTTGCTGTTTTTGCTGTGTTTATTCTTGGCTTCTCGTCAATTTTTATAGGTCTGAATTTTGTAACAACAATCCATAGATTACGGTGCGAGGGCATGACGTGGACGCGTCTGTCGCTGTTTACATGGTCGTTGTATGCAACAGGGTGGATTCAGATCCTTGCGACGCCAATTCTGGCAATAACAGTGCTCCTTGTGATGGTCGAACGTTTCGTTGGTGTCGGAATGTTCGACCCATCCAAGGGGGGCGACCCGTTGTTGTATCAGCACCTGTTCTGGATTTATTCGCATCCGGCTGTGTACATCATGATCTTACCTGCCATGGGCATTATTTCGGATATCATTCCGGTCTTCGCGCGGAAGAATATTTTCGGGTATAAGATGATGGCATTTTCGAGTCTGATGATTGCTTTCGCAGGCTCACTGGTGTGGGCGCACCATATGTTTACAAGCGGCATGAGCGATTTTGCCGTGCTGGTTTTCTCCTTTTTTAAGCTTTGTTGTCGCCATTCCTTCAGCAATTAA
- a CDS encoding cbb3-type cytochrome c oxidase subunit I, which produces MTTLYKGSIYTDPPFWYALAFIFLFSVGGLTGLVLGAAGPDIYVHDTYFVVGHFHYVIFGGLGFGFFAAMHYWLPKISGRMYNCRIAKWACVVLFVGFNWLYFPMLLLGLQGMPRRYYDYLPEFAPLQFASTLGSWVLLAGLVMMFVNVLYGTFKGKPVADNPWGGETLEWKIASPLPHENFEEEPVVTSGPYEFLDSARNAGNGDAC; this is translated from the coding sequence GTGACGACACTGTACAAAGGCTCGATTTATACTGATCCGCCGTTCTGGTACGCACTGGCATTTATCTTTCTGTTCTCAGTGGGAGGACTGACGGGGCTGGTGCTGGGCGCTGCGGGGCCGGATATTTATGTGCACGATACATATTTTGTGGTGGGGCATTTCCACTATGTAATATTCGGCGGACTGGGCTTTGGATTCTTTGCAGCAATGCATTACTGGCTGCCGAAAATTTCAGGCCGCATGTACAATTGCAGAATTGCAAAGTGGGCATGCGTCGTATTGTTCGTGGGCTTTAATTGGTTGTATTTTCCAATGCTCCTGCTGGGGCTTCAGGGAATGCCGCGCCGGTATTATGATTACCTGCCGGAATTTGCGCCGTTGCAGTTTGCTTCAACTTTGGGCTCATGGGTGCTGCTTGCCGGACTGGTTATGATGTTTGTGAACGTGCTGTACGGTACGTTTAAAGGCAAGCCTGTTGCGGATAATCCGTGGGGCGGCGAAACGCTGGAATGGAAGATTGCTTCACCATTGCCGCATGAGAATTTTGAAGAAGAGCCTGTCGTGACTTCAGGGCCATACGAGTTTTTGGATAGTGCGCGGAACGCGGGGAACGGTGATGCCTGCTAA
- a CDS encoding cytochrome c oxidase subunit 3 — MPAKDPEVAKLGMWLFLLTELLLFGGLFLLYAAYLYRFPNEFYVAGRKLSLFYGTFNTVIMLVSSWTIAMSISALHRERTVMSRSMLLLTVLLGLIFLVNKGFEWHSKISEGLYPNSSLFATKADGEVLFFGLYYLMTGLHGIHVAVGCGLLLFAFWWLKIGKINWKDNALLENAALCWHLVDLILGFYFSTFFI; from the coding sequence ATGCCTGCTAAAGATCCGGAAGTCGCAAAACTTGGAATGTGGCTGTTTTTGCTCACAGAGCTTTTACTCTTCGGCGGACTGTTTTTATTGTATGCAGCGTACTTGTATCGTTTTCCGAATGAATTTTATGTGGCGGGTAGAAAACTTAGCTTGTTTTACGGAACATTCAATACCGTCATAATGCTTGTAAGCTCGTGGACGATAGCTATGTCCATCAGTGCATTGCATAGAGAACGTACTGTGATGAGCCGAAGCATGCTGTTACTGACAGTGCTTTTAGGACTTATTTTTTTAGTGAACAAAGGCTTTGAGTGGCATAGCAAAATTTCTGAGGGGTTGTATCCCAACTCCTCCCTGTTCGCGACTAAAGCGGACGGCGAAGTTCTTTTCTTTGGATTGTATTACTTGATGACCGGTCTGCACGGAATTCATGTGGCTGTCGGGTGCGGCTTGTTGCTATTCGCATTTTGGTGGTTGAAAATAGGCAAAATTAACTGGAAAGATAATGCACTGCTGGAAAATGCAGCTCTGTGCTGGCATCTTGTAGATTTGATTTTGGGTTTTTATTTTTCCACTTTTTTTATTTGA
- a CDS encoding cytochrome C oxidase subunit IV family protein — MTHRRKIHSGSYKQNTYVLLALLVLTILTVVLSRIDFGLFDVVFTLVVASIQAFLIVYYYMYLKYEKTFFAYLVLLCFLMLGIAIGMTFFDVGWRY; from the coding sequence ATGACGCACAGACGAAAAATCCATAGTGGGTCCTATAAACAGAACACGTATGTGTTGTTGGCACTTTTAGTACTGACAATTCTTACAGTGGTTCTTTCCCGCATAGATTTTGGTCTGTTTGATGTAGTGTTCACACTTGTTGTCGCTTCGATACAAGCGTTTCTTATTGTGTACTACTATATGTATCTGAAATATGAAAAAACATTTTTCGCCTATCTTGTCCTGCTGTGTTTCTTAATGCTTGGCATCGCAATAGGTATGACTTTTTTTGATGTAGGGTGGCGCTACTAA